Proteins found in one Mucilaginibacter gracilis genomic segment:
- a CDS encoding glycosyltransferase family 4 protein translates to MRIAYISTYPPRECGIATFNQNLVGAVNSNFTGKDALTQSGFVVAINDSETLKEYEYPEEVKFIIRQDHQKDYIRAANYLNTSNADVCIMEHEFGIYGGESGIYILPLINRLQKPLITVLHTVLREPSFVQKIIMREIADQSAKVIVMSKRAIEFLIDIYEIPAEKLQIIEHGVPDLEADEKNELKKLPAFKNHRVLFTFGLISRNKGLETVIRALPAIVKQNPDVMYVILGNTHPGVLKNNGEEYRDSLKRLANQLGVSKNITFINKFVSEEELFQYLTAVDIYITPYLNEAQITSGTLSYAIGAGAAVVSTPYWHATELLADDRGRIFDFKDDEQLAAIVNDLLGNSESLTQLKRNAYNYGLHLRYPKIGAEYIKVSQQALARHDNTEKNLASTIVDPEIMPRFSLDHVLRLTDDTGIVQHAKFGIPNLKEGYCLDDNARALIMALMAYQRNKSPEALKLLPIYLSYIHYMQTEDGNFRNFLSFSRQYLDDIGSEDSFGRTIWSLGYLINCATNNSYREFAVEIFHKAVQQFKNLYHLRGLANTIIGVALYLKVFPADEGMLNEMNRLTTPLMDSYAAHHDEEWHWFEEKMTYDNAILPLALMHACEITGDSKVREVALESMAFLDKLTLSNGYLTPVGNEGWYHKGGEFPLYDQQAIETMAMVLMNFQAYQIWHKPEYIEKMFACYMWFLGENTLRAPLYDHETKGCCDGILPTGINRNQGAESTLAYLISHLTVLKAFELEYEYHKYGQTIQLC, encoded by the coding sequence ATGCGCATTGCTTATATATCAACGTATCCGCCGCGTGAATGCGGTATAGCAACATTCAATCAAAATTTGGTAGGAGCTGTTAACTCCAATTTCACAGGTAAAGATGCGCTTACACAAAGCGGTTTTGTTGTAGCCATTAATGATTCTGAAACTTTAAAAGAATACGAATATCCGGAAGAGGTTAAATTTATCATCAGGCAAGACCACCAAAAAGATTACATACGGGCCGCCAATTACCTTAACACCAGTAACGCCGATGTTTGCATAATGGAGCACGAATTTGGTATTTATGGCGGCGAAAGCGGCATTTACATACTACCGCTCATCAACAGGCTCCAAAAACCGCTCATAACCGTGCTGCATACCGTACTGCGCGAACCCAGCTTTGTGCAAAAAATAATTATGCGCGAAATTGCCGATCAATCGGCCAAGGTAATTGTAATGAGTAAGCGCGCCATTGAGTTTTTAATTGATATTTACGAGATACCAGCCGAAAAGCTACAAATAATTGAACATGGCGTACCCGACCTGGAAGCCGACGAAAAAAACGAGCTTAAAAAACTACCTGCCTTTAAAAACCACAGGGTGCTATTCACCTTTGGGTTAATAAGCCGCAATAAGGGCCTCGAAACTGTAATTAGGGCGCTCCCGGCTATAGTTAAGCAAAACCCCGATGTTATGTATGTTATTTTAGGTAACACTCATCCCGGAGTTTTAAAAAATAACGGCGAGGAATATAGGGATAGTTTAAAACGGCTTGCAAACCAATTAGGAGTAAGTAAAAACATAACCTTCATCAATAAATTTGTATCCGAAGAAGAGTTGTTTCAGTACTTAACTGCTGTTGATATTTACATTACTCCTTATTTAAACGAAGCACAAATTACCAGTGGCACCTTGTCATACGCAATAGGCGCGGGTGCAGCCGTGGTATCAACACCTTATTGGCATGCTACCGAGCTTTTGGCCGACGACAGGGGCCGGATATTTGATTTTAAGGATGACGAGCAATTAGCCGCCATTGTTAACGATTTATTAGGCAACAGCGAATCGCTTACTCAGTTGAAGCGTAACGCCTACAATTACGGTTTGCATTTGCGCTACCCTAAAATTGGAGCCGAATACATTAAGGTATCTCAGCAAGCTTTGGCAAGGCATGATAATACAGAGAAAAACTTGGCAAGTACTATTGTTGACCCCGAAATTATGCCACGCTTTAGCCTCGACCACGTGCTGAGGTTAACCGACGATACCGGCATAGTGCAACATGCTAAATTTGGCATTCCTAATTTAAAAGAAGGTTATTGTTTGGATGATAATGCCCGCGCCCTTATTATGGCGCTAATGGCCTACCAGCGCAACAAAAGCCCCGAAGCCTTAAAATTACTGCCTATTTACCTCAGTTACATCCATTACATGCAAACAGAGGATGGTAACTTTCGCAATTTTTTAAGTTTTAGCAGGCAGTATCTTGATGATATAGGTTCCGAAGATTCTTTTGGCCGTACCATATGGTCGTTAGGGTATTTAATTAATTGTGCCACTAATAACTCTTACCGTGAGTTTGCTGTTGAGATATTTCACAAGGCGGTGCAACAGTTTAAAAATTTGTATCATTTGCGTGGCCTGGCTAATACCATTATTGGCGTGGCACTATACCTAAAAGTATTTCCGGCAGATGAAGGCATGCTTAACGAGATGAACAGGCTAACCACGCCATTGATGGATTCGTACGCGGCACATCACGACGAAGAATGGCACTGGTTTGAAGAAAAAATGACCTATGATAATGCCATATTACCCTTGGCTTTAATGCATGCCTGCGAAATTACAGGCGACAGCAAGGTTAGAGAAGTAGCCCTGGAATCGATGGCGTTTTTAGATAAACTTACCTTGAGTAACGGTTACCTTACCCCTGTTGGCAACGAGGGCTGGTATCACAAAGGCGGCGAGTTTCCGCTTTACGACCAGCAAGCTATAGAAACCATGGCTATGGTGCTCATGAACTTCCAGGCATACCAAATATGGCACAAACCCGAATACATTGAAAAGATGTTTGCCTGCTATATGTGGTTTTTAGGAGAAAACACGCTTCGCGCCCCCTTGTACGACCATGAAACCAAGGGCTGCTGCGATGGTATTTTGCCAACAGGCATAAACCGTAACCAGGGTGCCGAAAGTACACTGGCTTATTTAATTAGTCACCTAACGGTATTAAAAGCCTTTGAGTTAGAGTATGAGTATCATAAATATGGGCAAACTATTCAGTTGTGCTAA
- a CDS encoding aspartate aminotransferase family protein gives MTTLRQLFLNHNAQTTHFPLLLEFESARGVYIYDKQGKPYLDLISGIGVSNIGHSHPRVIEAITQQAEKYMHLMVYGEYIQAPQVKFAEKLASLLPLQLQCTYFVNSGSEAIEGALKLAKRYTGRSNIIACKNSYHGSTHGALSVMGNEVYKQAYRPLLPGIQFIDFNDAAHLEQITTETACVLIETIQGEAGIRVPDVAYMQALRQRCTHTGTLLILDEIQVAMGRTGKMFAFEHFGIVPDILVLAKALGGGMPIGAFVSSAQIMDSLRENPILGHITTFGGHPVCCAAGLAGLEVLFSENLIEQVKQKEALMRALLVHPAIREVRGKGLIMAIELKNFEFNKKVIDRCIENGVITDWFLHCTNSMRLAPPLIITHDELTMACNVILEALDYYS, from the coding sequence ATGACAACCCTGAGGCAGCTTTTTTTAAACCATAACGCGCAAACTACACATTTCCCGCTTTTACTTGAGTTTGAAAGCGCCAGGGGCGTTTATATATATGATAAGCAAGGGAAGCCTTATCTTGATTTAATATCGGGCATCGGCGTAAGCAACATCGGGCACTCGCATCCAAGGGTAATTGAGGCCATCACTCAACAGGCCGAAAAATACATGCACCTCATGGTATATGGCGAATATATACAGGCCCCGCAGGTTAAATTTGCCGAAAAACTGGCTTCCTTACTACCCCTGCAACTTCAGTGTACTTACTTTGTTAACTCCGGCTCAGAAGCTATTGAGGGCGCCCTAAAACTGGCCAAACGATATACGGGGCGCAGTAATATTATTGCCTGCAAAAATTCGTACCACGGCAGCACACATGGCGCTTTAAGCGTTATGGGTAACGAAGTGTATAAGCAGGCTTACCGCCCCCTGCTCCCCGGCATTCAATTTATTGATTTTAATGATGCGGCACACCTGGAGCAAATAACTACCGAAACTGCCTGCGTGTTAATTGAAACCATACAAGGCGAAGCAGGCATACGCGTGCCCGATGTGGCTTATATGCAAGCACTAAGGCAAAGATGCACCCATACAGGTACCCTGCTTATTTTAGACGAGATACAGGTTGCCATGGGCCGCACAGGTAAAATGTTTGCCTTTGAGCATTTTGGTATTGTGCCCGATATTTTGGTATTGGCTAAAGCTTTAGGCGGCGGTATGCCTATAGGTGCGTTTGTATCGTCGGCTCAAATAATGGATTCGCTGCGCGAAAACCCTATTTTGGGGCATATTACCACTTTTGGTGGGCACCCGGTTTGTTGTGCCGCCGGTTTAGCCGGATTGGAGGTTTTGTTTAGCGAAAATTTAATTGAGCAGGTTAAACAAAAAGAAGCCCTGATGCGTGCCCTTTTGGTACACCCTGCTATACGCGAGGTACGTGGGAAGGGCCTCATTATGGCCATTGAGCTTAAAAACTTTGAGTTTAACAAAAAAGTGATAGACCGCTGCATCGAAAACGGTGTAATTACCGACTGGTTTTTACACTGTACCAATTCTATGCGCCTGGCCCCCCCTTTAATTATTACCCATGATGAGTTAACAATGGCCTGCAATGTTATTTTAGAGGCCTTGGATTATTATTCGTGA